The following proteins are encoded in a genomic region of Ammospiza caudacuta isolate bAmmCau1 chromosome 3, bAmmCau1.pri, whole genome shotgun sequence:
- the RHOU gene encoding rho-related GTP-binding protein RhoU, whose product MPPQQEGEAGYISKPVPPGGCEVPPVPPRRVRSGRAAAALGAALGGRCRAAGSGAVAGAGAGAGSEPRRSIKCVLVGDGAVGKTSLVVSYTTNGYPTEYIPTAFDNFSAVVSVDGKPVRLQLCDTAGQDEFDKLRPLCYTNTDIFLLCFSVVSPSSFQNVSEKWVPEIRCHCPKAPIILVGTQSDLREDVKVLIELDKCKEKPVSEEAAKLCAEEIKAVSYIECSALTQKNLKEVFDAAIVAGIQYSDTQQQPKKSKCRTPDKMKNLSKSWWKKYCCFV is encoded by the exons ATGCCGCCGCAGCAGGAGGGCGAGGCGGGATACATCAGCAAGCCGGTGCCGCCGGGCGGCTGCGAGGTGCCGCCGGTGCCCCCGCGCAGGGTGCGcagcgggcgggcggcggcggcgctgggaGCGGCGCTGGGCGGCCGCTGCCGGGCGGCGGGGTCCGGGGCCGTGGCCGGAgccggggccggagcggggTCAGAGCCGCGGCGCAGCATCAAGTGCGTTCTGGTGGGAGACGGCGCGGTGGGGAAGACCAGCCTGGTGGTGAGCTACACCACGAACGGGTACCCCACCGAGTACATCCCCACCGCCTTCGACAACTTCTCCG CTGTTGTGTCTGTCGATGGGAAGCCGGTGAGACTTCAGCTCTGTGACACAGCTGGTCAG GATGAGTTTGACAAGCTCCGGCCTCTGTGCTACACCAACACAGACATCTTCCTGCTGTGCTTCAGCGTGGTGAGCCCTTCCTCCTTCCAGAACGTGAGTGAGAAGTGGGTTCCCGAAATCCGCTGCCACTGCCCCAAGGCACCCATTATCCTGGTTGGGACACAGTCAGACCTCCGGGAGGATGTCAAAGTCCTCATCGAGCTGGACAAGTGCAAAGAAAAGCCAGTCTCAGAGGAGGCTGCAAAGCTCTGTGCTGAGGAAATAAAAGCCGTGTCCTACATCGAGTGCTCCGCTTTGACTCAGAAAAACCTCAAGGAGGTCTTTGATGCAGCCATCGTGGCTGGCATTCAGTACTCGGATACCCAGCAGCAACCAAAGAAATCCAAATGTAGGACTCCAGACAAGATGAAAAACCTCTCCAAATCCTGGTGGAAAAAGTACTGCTGTTTTGTATAG